The following are encoded in a window of Streptomyces sp. 11x1 genomic DNA:
- a CDS encoding VanW family protein produces MRPRIASVPPLALAGGALTVGVGGLYLAGLLVMGGEIEAGTTVSGVDIGGLSRTEAIRKLDDRLTAAGSRQLPVKVGDRGATLDPRQAGLAFDVERTVDRAARTAGDPVGLIGGLFRTGGDIEPVVRVDESKARAALGKLARTLDQRARDGAVTFEDGRVEQVAPHRGYALDVDDAVGTLRTSFLRGAADPVGAADPPTALPARVTEPKVEAAEVRRAVREFARPAMSAPVTLTAGGSRFTVAPAVVGRHLTMRPDDSGKLVPKLDGKGLRSAPPVAGPLAGVTATAENAVLGLDGDRVVAAKDARPGAEVTDQALSGAVLPLLTETGAARTGEVAVRRIQPDVTRENAARLGLTEKMSSFTVNFEKAPYRTKNIGRAAELINGSLVRPDETWSFNRTVGQRTEANGFVEGVMILDDQFRKAAGGGVSAVATTMFNAMFFAGVEPVEYGAHSFYIERYPEGREATVAWGSLDLRFTNDSGKALYIQAESTDTSVTVTFLGTRKYDEIKSVKGPRTDVKPPAKKVSTDEKCVPQTPLEGFDVTVERVFYDAGKEVKREPFRTHYTPRDEITCEVPEKKEAQEKEAQEKKPEDDRPDNG; encoded by the coding sequence ATGCGCCCTCGAATAGCCTCCGTACCGCCCCTCGCCCTGGCGGGCGGTGCGCTGACTGTCGGTGTCGGCGGCCTGTATCTGGCCGGCCTGCTCGTCATGGGGGGTGAGATCGAGGCGGGTACGACCGTGAGCGGCGTGGACATCGGGGGGCTCAGCCGCACGGAAGCCATCCGCAAGCTGGACGACCGTCTCACGGCGGCCGGCTCGCGGCAGCTGCCCGTGAAGGTCGGCGACCGCGGCGCGACCCTCGACCCCCGGCAGGCCGGACTCGCCTTCGACGTCGAGCGGACCGTCGACCGGGCGGCGCGCACCGCCGGCGACCCGGTCGGCCTGATCGGCGGTCTCTTCCGTACGGGCGGCGACATCGAGCCGGTCGTACGCGTGGACGAGAGCAAGGCCCGCGCCGCTCTCGGGAAGCTGGCGAGGACCCTCGACCAGCGGGCCCGCGACGGGGCCGTGACCTTCGAGGACGGCCGGGTCGAGCAGGTCGCTCCGCACCGGGGCTACGCACTGGACGTGGACGATGCGGTCGGCACCCTGCGGACCTCGTTCCTGCGCGGCGCGGCGGACCCGGTCGGCGCGGCGGACCCGCCCACGGCACTGCCCGCACGTGTGACCGAGCCGAAGGTGGAGGCGGCGGAGGTGCGGCGGGCGGTGCGCGAGTTCGCGCGGCCGGCCATGTCGGCGCCCGTCACCCTCACCGCGGGCGGCAGCCGGTTCACGGTCGCCCCCGCCGTCGTGGGCCGGCACCTGACGATGCGGCCGGACGACTCCGGCAAGCTGGTCCCGAAGCTCGACGGCAAGGGCCTGCGCTCCGCCCCGCCCGTGGCGGGCCCCCTGGCCGGCGTCACCGCCACGGCAGAGAACGCCGTACTGGGGCTGGACGGTGACCGGGTCGTGGCGGCGAAGGACGCCCGGCCCGGCGCAGAGGTCACCGACCAGGCGCTGAGCGGCGCCGTGCTGCCGCTGCTCACCGAGACGGGCGCGGCCCGTACCGGGGAAGTGGCCGTACGGCGGATCCAGCCGGACGTGACCCGGGAGAACGCGGCGCGGCTGGGCCTGACGGAGAAGATGTCGTCCTTCACCGTGAACTTCGAGAAGGCCCCGTACCGCACGAAGAACATCGGCCGGGCCGCCGAACTCATCAACGGCTCCCTCGTCAGACCCGACGAGACCTGGAGCTTCAACCGCACCGTGGGGCAGCGCACCGAGGCCAACGGCTTCGTCGAGGGCGTCATGATCCTCGACGACCAGTTCAGGAAGGCAGCCGGCGGCGGTGTCTCCGCCGTGGCCACGACCATGTTCAACGCGATGTTCTTCGCGGGGGTCGAGCCGGTGGAGTACGGCGCCCACTCCTTCTACATCGAGCGCTACCCGGAGGGCCGCGAGGCGACGGTCGCCTGGGGAAGCCTCGACCTCAGGTTCACCAACGACTCCGGCAAGGCCCTCTACATCCAGGCCGAGTCCACCGACACCTCGGTGACCGTCACGTTCCTCGGCACCCGGAAGTACGACGAGATCAAGTCGGTGAAGGGCCCCCGGACCGACGTGAAGCCGCCGGCCAAGAAGGTCAGCACCGACGAGAAGTGCGTGCCGCAGACGCCGCTCGAAGGGTTCGACGTCACCGTCGAGCGGGTCTTCTACGACGCCGGCAAGGAAGTGAAGCGGGAGCCCTTCCGCACCCACTACACCCCGCGCGACGAGATCACCTGCGAAGTCCCTGAGAAGAAGGAAGCCCAGGAGAAGGAAGCCCAGGAGAAGAAACCGGAGGACGACCGGCCCGACAACGGATAG
- a CDS encoding family 2B encapsulin nanocompartment shell protein: MSVDSVPEARTPPDAPRQSLSTAAARNLATTTKSAPQMQEITSRWLLRMLPWVEAAGGTYRVNRRLRHTLGDGRVEFVQEGATVRVIPRELGELALLRGFDDTDVLTALADRCAQRDFAAGEVLAERGSPADGIQLIAHGRISRTSEGRYGEEVAVEVLADGDHFGEKALTDSDVRHDSTFTAETAGTLLTLSRADFAAVQDSAPHLRTHVDTFGSRARRRQNKHGEAEIAMSAGHVGEADLPGTFVDYELEPREYELSVAQTILRIHTRVGDLYNGPMNQSEEQLRLTVEALRERQEHELINNREFGLLHNADFKQRVQPRSGPPTPDDMDNLLCRRRGTKLFLAHPRTIAAIGRGLNACGLHPDHVDLGGQSVPAWRGVPILPCGKIPISKEQTSSIIAMRTGEKNQGVIGLRQTGLPDEYEEGLSVRFMGINEQAIISYLVSTYFSAAVLLPDALGVLENVQIAAGPR, encoded by the coding sequence ATGTCCGTCGACAGCGTCCCGGAAGCTCGGACCCCACCCGACGCGCCACGGCAGTCCCTGAGCACCGCCGCCGCCCGCAATCTCGCCACCACCACCAAGTCCGCTCCGCAGATGCAGGAGATCACCTCCCGCTGGTTGCTGCGGATGCTGCCCTGGGTGGAGGCCGCAGGCGGCACCTACCGGGTCAACCGACGGCTGCGCCACACCCTCGGCGACGGGCGCGTCGAGTTCGTCCAGGAGGGCGCCACGGTCCGGGTGATCCCCCGGGAACTCGGCGAGCTGGCCCTTCTGCGCGGATTCGACGACACGGACGTCCTCACCGCACTCGCCGACCGCTGCGCACAGCGCGACTTCGCGGCGGGCGAAGTCCTCGCCGAGCGCGGCAGCCCCGCAGACGGGATCCAGCTGATCGCCCACGGCCGGATCAGCCGGACCTCCGAGGGCAGGTACGGCGAAGAGGTCGCCGTCGAGGTGCTCGCGGACGGCGACCACTTCGGCGAGAAGGCGCTGACGGACTCCGATGTCCGCCACGACAGCACGTTCACCGCCGAGACCGCGGGCACCCTCCTCACCCTCTCCCGTGCCGACTTCGCCGCCGTCCAGGACTCCGCGCCCCACCTCCGGACCCACGTCGACACGTTCGGCTCCCGCGCGCGACGGCGGCAGAACAAGCACGGTGAGGCCGAGATCGCGATGTCGGCCGGTCACGTCGGCGAGGCGGACCTGCCGGGCACCTTCGTCGACTACGAACTGGAGCCGCGCGAGTACGAACTCTCCGTCGCACAGACGATTTTGCGCATCCACACCCGGGTCGGTGACCTCTACAACGGTCCGATGAACCAGAGCGAGGAGCAACTCAGGCTCACTGTCGAGGCACTGAGGGAACGTCAGGAACACGAGCTGATCAACAACCGTGAGTTCGGGCTGCTCCACAACGCCGACTTCAAGCAGCGCGTCCAGCCCCGCTCCGGCCCGCCGACGCCGGACGACATGGACAACCTGCTCTGCCGACGGCGCGGCACCAAACTGTTCCTCGCCCACCCCAGGACGATCGCCGCCATCGGGCGCGGCCTGAACGCCTGCGGTCTGCACCCCGACCACGTCGACCTCGGCGGGCAGTCCGTGCCCGCCTGGCGCGGAGTGCCCATCCTGCCCTGCGGCAAGATCCCGATCAGCAAGGAGCAGACGAGCTCCATCATCGCGATGCGCACGGGTGAGAAGAACCAGGGCGTCATCGGCCTGCGGCAGACCGGGCTCCCGGACGAGTACGAAGAGGGCCTCTCCGTGCGGTTCATGGGCATCAACGAACAGGCGATCATCTCCTACCTCGTCAGCACCTACTTCTCCGCCGCGGTGCTGCTGCCCGACGCCCTCGGCGTGCTGGAGAACGTCCAGATCGCGGCCGGGCCGCGCTGA
- a CDS encoding family 2 encapsulin nanocompartment cargo protein terpene cyclase, translating to MPDSGPLGSSPPEQRPSPPTAVPDAPVPVVTDPPVAPTPSGFLASLHPPVTLPSPPPPTPVSPPSPAPAPAGAVPEVPATTAADPGSALRAVLRGPTGPGTASLAVAGRYGPPLPHPQPPAPAPSAEGRAVPGLYHHPVPEPDPARVEEVSRRIKRWAEDEVQLYPEEWEGQFDGFSVGRYMVGCHPDAPTVDHLMLATRLMVAENAVDDCYCEDHGGSPVGLGGRLLLAHTALDHFHTTAEYAPAWQESLASDAPRRAYDSAMDYFVRAATPSQADRYRHDMARLHMGYLAEAAWAQTGHVPEVWEYLAMRQFNNFRPCPTITDSVGGYELPADLHARPDMQRVIALAGNATTIVNDLYSYTKELDSPGHHLNLPVVLAERERLSERDAYLKAVEVHNELQHAFEAAAAELAQACPVPTVLRFLKGVAAWVDGNHDWHRTNTYRYSLPDFW from the coding sequence ATGCCCGACTCCGGGCCCCTCGGATCATCACCCCCTGAGCAGCGGCCGTCACCGCCCACAGCTGTGCCGGACGCCCCCGTCCCGGTGGTCACGGACCCTCCGGTCGCACCGACCCCCTCCGGCTTTCTGGCATCACTGCACCCGCCGGTCACGCTTCCCTCCCCGCCACCGCCGACGCCAGTGTCTCCGCCCTCCCCGGCTCCGGCGCCCGCCGGCGCCGTACCGGAGGTGCCTGCCACGACGGCGGCCGACCCCGGCTCCGCCCTCCGGGCGGTCCTACGGGGGCCGACCGGGCCGGGCACGGCCTCGCTCGCCGTGGCCGGACGGTACGGCCCGCCACTCCCGCATCCGCAGCCCCCGGCACCCGCTCCGTCCGCCGAGGGGCGCGCGGTCCCCGGCCTCTACCACCACCCCGTCCCGGAGCCCGATCCCGCACGCGTCGAGGAGGTGAGCCGCCGGATCAAGCGCTGGGCCGAGGACGAGGTCCAGCTCTATCCCGAGGAGTGGGAGGGGCAGTTCGACGGTTTCTCCGTCGGCCGTTACATGGTCGGCTGCCACCCGGACGCCCCCACCGTCGACCACCTGATGCTCGCCACGCGGCTGATGGTCGCGGAGAACGCGGTGGACGACTGCTACTGCGAGGACCACGGCGGGTCGCCCGTCGGTCTCGGCGGGCGCCTCCTCCTCGCGCACACCGCGCTCGACCACTTCCACACCACCGCGGAGTACGCGCCGGCGTGGCAGGAATCCCTCGCCTCGGACGCCCCACGCCGGGCGTACGACAGCGCGATGGACTACTTCGTCCGCGCTGCCACGCCCTCCCAGGCCGACCGCTACCGGCACGACATGGCCCGGCTGCACATGGGCTACCTCGCCGAGGCCGCCTGGGCGCAGACCGGTCACGTTCCGGAGGTGTGGGAGTACCTGGCGATGCGCCAGTTCAACAACTTCCGCCCCTGCCCCACGATCACCGACTCCGTCGGCGGCTACGAACTGCCCGCGGACCTGCACGCCCGGCCGGACATGCAACGGGTCATCGCCCTGGCCGGCAACGCGACCACCATCGTCAACGACCTCTACTCGTACACCAAGGAACTCGACAGCCCGGGCCATCACCTGAACCTGCCGGTGGTGCTGGCGGAACGCGAGCGGCTCTCCGAGCGAGACGCCTATCTGAAGGCCGTCGAGGTCCACAACGAACTCCAGCACGCCTTCGAGGCCGCCGCGGCGGAACTCGCGCAGGCCTGCCCCGTGCCGACCGTGCTGCGTTTCCTCAAAGGCGTGGCCGCCTGGGTCGACGGAAACCACGACTGGCACCGCACCAATACCTACCGCTACAGCCTGCCCGATTTCTGGTAA
- a CDS encoding geranyl diphosphate 2-C-methyltransferase, whose product MTTETTSTPSSATVTTTATAKIPAPATPYQEDIARYWNNEARPVNLRLGDVDGLYHHHYGIGAVDHAALGDPADSEYEKKLIAELHRLESAQAEFLMDHLGTVGPEDTLVDAGCGRGGSMVMAHRRFGSKVEGVTLSATQAEFGNRRARELRIEDHVRSRVCNMLDTPFEKGSIAASWNNESTMYVDLHDLFAEHSRILRPGGRYVTITGCWNPRYGQPSKWVSQINAHFECNIHSRREYLRAMSDNRLVPHTIIDLTPQTLPYWELRATSSLVTGIEEAFIESYRDGSFQYVLIAADRV is encoded by the coding sequence ATGACCACTGAAACGACCTCCACCCCTTCCTCCGCCACCGTCACCACCACGGCCACCGCGAAGATCCCGGCCCCGGCGACCCCGTACCAGGAGGACATCGCCCGTTACTGGAACAACGAGGCGCGCCCCGTCAACCTCCGACTCGGTGACGTGGACGGCCTTTACCACCACCACTACGGCATCGGCGCCGTCGACCATGCCGCGCTCGGGGACCCGGCGGACAGCGAGTACGAGAAGAAGCTCATCGCGGAGCTGCACCGACTGGAGTCGGCCCAGGCGGAGTTCCTCATGGACCACCTCGGCACCGTCGGCCCCGAAGACACCCTCGTCGACGCCGGCTGCGGGCGCGGCGGGTCCATGGTCATGGCCCACCGTCGCTTCGGCAGCAAGGTCGAGGGCGTCACGCTGTCGGCCACCCAGGCCGAATTCGGCAACAGGCGCGCGCGGGAACTGCGTATCGAGGACCACGTCCGCTCCCGCGTGTGCAACATGCTGGACACGCCGTTCGAGAAGGGCAGCATCGCGGCCTCGTGGAACAACGAGTCGACCATGTACGTCGACCTCCACGATCTGTTCGCCGAGCACTCCCGCATCCTGAGGCCGGGCGGGCGGTACGTGACCATCACCGGCTGCTGGAACCCCCGTTACGGCCAGCCGTCGAAGTGGGTCTCGCAGATCAACGCCCACTTCGAGTGCAACATCCACTCCCGCCGTGAGTACCTGCGCGCCATGTCCGACAACCGGCTGGTACCGCACACGATCATCGACCTCACCCCGCAGACGCTGCCCTACTGGGAGCTGCGGGCCACGTCCTCCCTGGTCACGGGGATCGAGGAGGCGTTCATCGAGTCCTACCGGGACGGCTCCTTCCAATACGTCCTGATCGCCGCCGACCGCGTATGA
- a CDS encoding helix-turn-helix domain-containing protein: MSQPVGRVPQRRNARSNRARILATARQELGRNPDITLEELARASGVVRRTLFGHFPGRAALLEALADEASEALQAAVAVGAGATEPADRALAHFTLSLWPVGDRYRMLLALARRDLGMDRVAGILEPARVRVTAIVERGQRDGVFHSHLPAPVLSAGLEAMTVALLEEVNAGALEEDGTRVAVTTLIAAGVPEKRARIVVDEVAAAEG, from the coding sequence GTGTCCCAGCCCGTCGGCCGTGTGCCCCAGCGACGTAACGCACGGTCCAACCGGGCGCGCATCCTGGCCACCGCGCGTCAGGAGCTGGGGCGGAATCCCGACATCACCCTGGAGGAGCTGGCCCGCGCCTCCGGTGTCGTACGGCGCACCCTGTTCGGGCACTTCCCCGGACGGGCGGCGCTGCTCGAGGCTCTGGCCGACGAGGCCTCGGAGGCGCTTCAGGCCGCCGTTGCGGTCGGGGCGGGGGCGACGGAACCGGCCGATCGGGCGCTCGCACACTTCACGTTGTCGCTGTGGCCCGTGGGCGATCGCTATCGGATGCTCCTGGCGCTGGCTCGACGGGACCTCGGCATGGACCGTGTCGCCGGGATCCTGGAGCCCGCCCGGGTCAGGGTCACGGCCATCGTGGAGCGGGGACAGCGGGACGGCGTCTTCCACTCCCACCTGCCGGCGCCGGTGCTGAGCGCCGGCCTGGAGGCGATGACGGTCGCCCTCCTGGAAGAAGTCAACGCCGGGGCGCTGGAGGAGGACGGCACCCGGGTTGCCGTCACCACGCTCATCGCGGCCGGTGTGCCGGAGAAGCGTGCGCGGATCGTCGTCGACGAAGTGGCCGCCGCCGAGGGCTGA
- a CDS encoding LmeA family phospholipid-binding protein, translating into MHLAHDLRLDRGVTVKTPRTDLAHDPALQERFRREAQSIASLNHPAIAPVYDTGEHLFYGAQLVIGAARYLSPEQAMGEEPQPPSLHHPEVGPRVDAIVLRALTKAPAYRYQSAQVCECPDPDEAASDHHTASLGALLIGAVAVDRIAAGRAGVVRPRPFQDGMGTVDRPSVHVSGFPVLPQLAEGRLDHVDLTAHDIPANSTTRPLPVTRLTVGMDGPRTSGSAGEAHARSVRATAHLSHADVSSALGVQVSQGDESGRIDATASLPLVGDVTVSAAVSAANGNRVGFTDVRAEQSELLPPAPR; encoded by the coding sequence GTGCATCTCGCGCACGATCTCCGGCTCGACCGGGGCGTCACGGTGAAGACACCGCGCACCGACCTCGCCCACGATCCGGCACTCCAGGAGCGGTTCCGGCGGGAGGCCCAGTCCATCGCTTCGCTCAACCACCCGGCCATCGCCCCCGTCTACGACACGGGTGAACACCTCTTCTACGGGGCGCAGTTGGTAATCGGCGCCGCGCGGTACCTCTCCCCGGAGCAGGCGATGGGGGAGGAACCGCAACCGCCGAGTCTCCACCATCCCGAGGTCGGCCCGCGGGTCGACGCGATCGTCCTGCGGGCCCTGACGAAGGCCCCCGCGTACCGCTACCAGTCCGCGCAGGTATGTGAGTGCCCCGACCCGGACGAGGCGGCGTCCGATCATCACACCGCGTCCTTGGGGGCGTTGCTGATCGGCGCCGTCGCGGTCGACCGGATCGCCGCGGGTCGCGCGGGAGTCGTACGGCCAAGGCCTTTTCAGGACGGCATGGGAACCGTCGATCGCCCATCGGTTCACGTCAGCGGCTTCCCTGTGCTGCCCCAGCTCGCCGAGGGACGTCTGGATCACGTCGACCTCACCGCCCACGACATCCCCGCGAACAGCACGACACGGCCCCTGCCGGTGACGAGGCTTACGGTCGGGATGGACGGGCCGAGGACCTCGGGGAGCGCCGGCGAGGCACACGCCCGGAGTGTTCGGGCGACCGCCCACCTGTCCCACGCGGACGTGTCGAGCGCGCTCGGCGTGCAGGTGTCGCAGGGTGACGAGTCCGGCCGGATCGACGCGACCGCGAGTCTGCCGCTCGTCGGCGATGTGACCGTGAGCGCGGCGGTCTCGGCGGCGAACGGCAATCGCGTCGGCTTCACGGATGTACGTGCGGAGCAGAGTGAACTGCTTCCCCCCGCCCCCCGCTGA
- a CDS encoding TetR/AcrR family transcriptional regulator encodes MSTSALPGNRFERRRAETRRALVRAARQILAESGDTSASIQAIAERADVGFGSFYNHFDSKAELFETAVVDALEEFGQAFDERLAGIDDPAELVAAGFRLSARMADSHPELMQVLRHRGLGYIHSDNGLARRALRDLQVGIASGRFTTPDPVVALSALGGTLLSLVELRFTHPEVDGDEAAVHLAEMVMRMLGLSADEAHEVARRPLPGLD; translated from the coding sequence ATGTCTACGTCAGCCCTTCCCGGCAACCGGTTCGAGCGGCGTCGCGCGGAGACCCGCAGGGCTCTTGTGCGAGCGGCCCGGCAGATACTCGCCGAGAGCGGTGACACCAGCGCGAGCATCCAGGCGATCGCCGAGCGCGCGGACGTGGGCTTCGGCTCCTTCTACAACCACTTCGACTCCAAGGCGGAGTTGTTCGAGACGGCGGTGGTGGACGCCCTGGAGGAGTTCGGCCAGGCCTTCGACGAGCGTCTGGCGGGGATCGACGACCCGGCGGAGCTGGTCGCAGCGGGCTTCCGGCTCAGCGCCCGGATGGCCGACTCGCACCCGGAGCTGATGCAGGTCCTGCGCCACCGCGGCCTCGGGTACATCCACTCGGACAACGGGCTGGCCCGACGCGCCTTGCGTGATCTGCAGGTCGGCATCGCCTCCGGCCGCTTCACCACTCCCGACCCGGTGGTCGCCCTGTCAGCACTGGGCGGAACCCTGCTGTCCCTGGTGGAGCTGCGGTTCACCCACCCCGAGGTGGACGGCGACGAGGCCGCGGTGCATCTCGCCGAGATGGTCATGCGCATGCTGGGCCTGTCGGCGGACGAGGCCCACGAGGTCGCCCGGCGCCCCTTGCCCGGCCTGGACTGA
- a CDS encoding GNAT family N-acetyltransferase has translation MTELGPVAWPPAPIRTERLVLRESEARDRAAFIELHASPEVHTYLGGPRPRDELEREMPEVPGRRPGIFVVDLDGVMVGQVLLRRAPEHSRPVAAGKVDLGYLFLPCVWGFGYAAEACAAALDWFDGVLPGEPLVLHTQTANVGSMGLAAKLGFTEVERFHAWDAEQWLGMRPAVMSAD, from the coding sequence ATGACTGAGCTGGGACCCGTCGCCTGGCCCCCTGCGCCGATCAGGACCGAGAGGCTCGTGCTCCGTGAGTCCGAGGCCCGGGACCGTGCGGCGTTCATCGAGCTGCACGCCTCGCCGGAGGTGCACACCTACCTCGGCGGCCCGCGCCCGCGTGACGAGCTGGAGCGCGAGATGCCCGAGGTGCCCGGGCGGCGGCCGGGGATTTTCGTTGTTGATCTTGATGGGGTGATGGTCGGCCAGGTCCTGCTCAGGAGAGCACCGGAGCACAGCCGCCCGGTTGCTGCGGGGAAGGTCGATCTCGGCTACCTGTTCCTGCCGTGTGTGTGGGGATTCGGATACGCCGCCGAGGCGTGCGCTGCGGCACTCGACTGGTTCGACGGCGTCCTTCCCGGCGAACCGCTGGTGCTCCACACCCAGACTGCCAACGTCGGCTCGATGGGCCTCGCGGCGAAACTGGGGTTCACCGAGGTGGAGCGGTTCCATGCCTGGGATGCCGAGCAGTGGCTGGGCATGCGGCCCGCTGTCATGTCCGCTGATTGA
- a CDS encoding NADP-dependent oxidoreductase: MGQAWGFDGYGGPEVQEFFDRPDPVPGRGEVLIRVEVAGVNPLDHFLRSGLVDGLGGGRPFPRALGMEAAGTVLARGEDVDGLEVGDAVFGFALTGGGTYAETTVLSAPNTARIPEGLSATVAATLPVAGTTAVDVLDQLGLPAGATVLVNGVGGGVGLAVARLAVGRELSVIGTGSAAKREHAEAIGVRFIDYTAEDVTAAARELVPDGVDGIVDLVGGASLRTVAPLARDPRNVIAVGDMSVLDLGGRFVERRVDRENLERSARLALDGVLAPVITAVHPLSDAPAALATVENGHTSGKVVIKVA, encoded by the coding sequence ATGGGGCAGGCGTGGGGTTTCGACGGGTATGGCGGGCCCGAGGTGCAGGAGTTCTTCGATCGTCCGGACCCCGTCCCCGGTCGCGGCGAGGTGCTGATCCGGGTCGAGGTCGCCGGCGTGAATCCCCTCGACCATTTTCTGCGCTCAGGTCTGGTCGACGGGCTCGGCGGCGGGCGTCCGTTTCCCCGCGCGCTGGGCATGGAAGCAGCCGGAACCGTTCTCGCCCGAGGCGAGGACGTCGACGGGCTCGAGGTGGGTGACGCGGTCTTCGGCTTCGCGCTCACCGGTGGCGGCACCTACGCCGAGACGACGGTGCTGTCCGCGCCGAACACCGCACGCATCCCGGAGGGCCTGTCCGCGACCGTGGCGGCAACGCTGCCAGTGGCCGGGACGACCGCGGTGGACGTGCTCGACCAACTCGGTCTCCCGGCCGGTGCCACGGTCCTGGTCAACGGGGTCGGGGGCGGGGTCGGCCTCGCCGTCGCCAGGCTGGCTGTCGGGCGCGAGCTGAGTGTGATCGGCACCGGAAGTGCCGCCAAACGCGAGCACGCCGAGGCCATCGGGGTGCGGTTCATCGACTACACCGCCGAGGACGTCACCGCCGCGGCACGCGAGCTGGTTCCGGACGGCGTCGACGGGATCGTCGACCTGGTCGGAGGCGCCTCGCTGCGGACGGTCGCTCCGCTGGCCCGGGATCCCCGCAACGTCATCGCTGTGGGTGATATGTCTGTGCTCGATCTCGGTGGGCGTTTCGTCGAGCGTCGTGTCGACCGCGAGAACCTGGAGCGGTCGGCCCGGCTGGCCCTCGACGGAGTCCTCGCGCCCGTCATCACGGCCGTCCATCCGCTTTCCGACGCCCCGGCCGCCCTCGCCACCGTCGAGAACGGTCACACCTCGGGCAAGGTTGTCATCAAGGTGGCATGA
- a CDS encoding MerR family transcriptional regulator, translated as MRIGELSKRTGVSPRSLRYYEEQGLPTSSRSDAGQRHYSDATVQRVSLIRQLFDAGMSSRVIATVLPCVDVPGGLGVAEETFTAMMRERDRIDADIAHLIETRDALDVLVRANSRHRAELSTGPEPVARTA; from the coding sequence ATGCGGATAGGCGAGTTGTCCAAGCGTACGGGCGTGAGTCCGCGCTCCCTGCGGTACTACGAAGAGCAGGGCCTGCCGACCAGTTCACGTTCCGACGCGGGACAGCGTCACTATTCCGATGCCACCGTCCAGCGCGTGTCGCTCATCCGACAGCTGTTCGACGCGGGTATGTCCAGCCGGGTGATCGCGACCGTGCTGCCGTGTGTGGACGTCCCGGGTGGCCTGGGCGTCGCCGAAGAGACGTTCACGGCGATGATGCGCGAGCGCGATCGGATCGACGCCGACATCGCGCACCTGATCGAGACCCGGGATGCACTCGACGTGCTGGTCAGGGCCAACAGTCGGCACCGGGCGGAGCTGTCCACGGGCCCGGAGCCGGTGGCGCGGACGGCCTGA
- a CDS encoding type II toxin-antitoxin system PemK/MazF family toxin has translation MRHGEVWWVEFDERRPVVLLPGDEASRFRAMQVVAPAGVDISGLGVEVAVGAAEGLPFEGVLRFALPRPGFTPCTWLTTVSRDDLIERAGVLSSVKLSEIEDALRIAGQPQEWTETAAAKLSEMKDALRLGGLE, from the coding sequence ATGCGACACGGCGAAGTCTGGTGGGTCGAGTTTGATGAGCGACGGCCGGTCGTGCTGCTGCCGGGAGACGAGGCGTCCCGGTTCCGGGCGATGCAGGTCGTCGCTCCGGCGGGCGTCGACATCAGTGGTCTGGGCGTGGAAGTGGCCGTCGGCGCCGCGGAAGGACTGCCCTTCGAAGGCGTGCTGCGGTTCGCGCTCCCGCGTCCAGGCTTCACCCCGTGCACGTGGCTGACCACCGTCTCCCGGGACGACCTGATCGAGCGGGCAGGCGTGCTGTCCTCCGTGAAGCTCAGCGAGATCGAGGACGCCCTCCGCATTGCTGGACAGCCGCAGGAATGGACCGAGACGGCAGCCGCGAAGCTCAGCGAGATGAAGGATGCCCTCCGCCTCGGTGGACTGGAGTGA